The Apium graveolens cultivar Ventura chromosome 11, ASM990537v1, whole genome shotgun sequence genome has a window encoding:
- the LOC141698280 gene encoding (+)-neomenthol dehydrogenase-like: protein MTTLANSTARRYAVVTGANKGIGLGICKQLAADHGITVILTARNEQRGLEAVENLKNSAGLSDDRIFFHQLDVTDPSSVSSLAEYIKTKFGRLDILVNNAGMGGGVIDEKALLVQLSQNDGKTGIRWNEIINDTYELSEKCIQTNYYGAKRMVEALIPLLQSSGSPRIANVSSFMGKLENLPNERTRGILNDEQNLTEARLDEVLNEYLKDFKESSIQEKGWPSYSSAYMVSKMAMNAYTRILAKKYPTFCINAACPGFVKTDINLNTGTLTVEEGAKRVVKLVLLPNGGPSGLYFIEGTVSSF from the exons ATGACAACATTGGCTAATTCAACAGCAAGAAG GTATGCAGTTGTTACAGGGGCAAATAAAGGGATTGGACTAGGAATATGCAAGCAACTAGCTGCTGATCATGGCATCACTGTTATACTTACTGCTAGAAATGAACAAAGAGGTCTTGAAGCTGTTGAGAATCTCAAAAATTCTGCAGGTTTAAGTGATGACCGAATCTTCTTTCATCAGCTTGATGTTACTGATCCGTCAAGTGTTTCCTCTCTTGCCGAATACATAAAAACTAAATTCGGAAGACTTGACATCTTG GTCAATAATGCAGGAATGGGGGGAGGTGTCATAGACGAAAAAGCTCTTTTAGTCCAATTGTCCCAGAATGATGGG AAAACAGGGATCAGATGGAATGAGATTATCAATGACACATACGAGTTATCAGAAAAATGCATACAAACAAATTACTATGGAGCAAAAAGAATGGTGGAAGCACTAATTCCATTGCTTCAATCATCCGGGTCACCAAGAATTGCTAATGTCTCTTCCTTCATGGGAAAATTAGAG AATTTACCAAATGAACGGACTAGGGGAATACTAAATGACGAGCAAAACCTTACAGAGGCAAGACTGGATGAGGTGCTAAATGAGTACCTGAAGGATTTCAAGGAAAGTTCAATACAAGAAAAAGGTTGGCCAAGCTATAGTTCAGCATATATGGTCTCGAAAATGGCAATGAATGCATACACAAGGATTTTGGCAAAGAAATACCCAACTTTCTGCATCAATGCTGCTTGTCCTGGTTTCGTGAAAACAGACATAAATCTGAATACTGGTACATTAACCGTCGAAGAAGGTGCTAAACGTGTGGTAAAGCTAGTGCTTCTGCCTAATGGTGGACCTTCAGGCCTTTATTTTATTGAGGGTACCGTGTCATCCTTCTGA